The Clostridium felsineum DSM 794 region ATAATGTAAGAATTTTAGTGCGTTATATATAGAAAGCATTTAGAGGTTATGGTATGACAGGATGGAAGGATGAGTTTTATAATGAATGAGATTTCAGTAGGAAGAAATGAAATTATCTCACAGGATCTAGATCAGTACGGCAATATGCTTTTAAGGCTTGCATATTCTTACATGAAAAATATTTATGATGCTGAAGATGTGGTTCAAGAGGTTTTTGTACAATTACTTAAAAATATAGATATATTTGAAAGTGATTCTTATAAAAGAAATTGGCTTATTTGTGTTGCAAGAAATATATGTAAGAATAAATTGAAATCTGCTTGGTTTAAAAAATGTATAGAGTTGGAGGAAGTACCTTGTTATGACAGATATAAAGATGGTAACGTTTTAGATTCAGTAATGAATCTCCCTCTCAAGTATAGGGAAATTATTTATTTATATTACTATGAGGAATATACTACAGTTGAAATTTCGGACTTAATAAACAAAAAGGAATCAACAGTTAGATCACTTCTTAGTCGTGGAAGAAAATTATTAAAGAAAAAATTGAAGGAGGAGTATGATTTTGAGTAAAAAATATAAAAAAGCATTAGAAGAAATTGTTATATCTGAAGATATGAAAAAAAGAATACTCCATAATGTACTAAGTGAAAATGTAAAAGTTAAGAAGTATAAAATAGGTGTAAGAAGTAAGCTGATTATTGCATCAGTTTTGGCAGTATTTTCTGTAGCACTTATTTTAAAAAGCTATTTTTATATACTATTAAAAAATGGCAGTTCAAAAGTAGATAATATAGCTAAGGTACATAGAGTTTTAAGAAAACCTCAATTAAAAGAAGTAGAAAATAATGTTAAGCCTAAAGGTAAAAATGATAGTGAAGAAAATAAGGATATGGAGAAGCAAAAAATTATAAAGCAGTATGTATACAATAAAAATCACAAGCAAAGAAGTAACCAAGAGCAAAACGATAATAAAAATATTAAGCCTAATGAGAATAATCAGGATAACAATAATAGAAATAAGGTTAGTAGCAACAATAGCAATAACAATAACAATAACATAGTTAGTAGTGTGCCCTCAGTTACTTTAGAAAATAATGAAAATAAGTATAAAACTTTAGAAGAAGCAGAAAACGCAGTTAACTTTAAAATAAGTGATCTGAAGAATTTACCAACTGGATTTAATTTGAGTAAAATAAGTGTTCTAGAAAACAAAACTATTGAAATTGATTATAATCTTGAAAAAGATGTTATGAAATTTACTGCATTGAAAAATTCAGGGGCTTTAACAGGTACTTATGATGGAGACAAGGGTGAAAACGTCCTTAATATAAATGGAGTAAAGGTTATGCTAAAGGAAGATAAGGATAAAATAGTTAAGGGAGCAACCTGGGAAAAAGATAATATAAGCTATTCAATATCATTTGAAAATGGTATTGAAAAAGAAAAAGTAATAAGTATAATTAGTAGTAATTGTGGTACCGCCAACGCTACCGATAAAACCCACGCTAAGCGTTAGTAAATAAATGATATGAAAATCAGAAGTATGTACTCACCATAGTAACACGGATGCTGTAATTACACCTATATGGGGTACCTCCAACATTTCTGACAAAACCCACGCTAAGACAATCTATGGAATATTAATATTTAATGGCCTTAACTCATTATATTCGGGAATATTTTTAGCATCAAAGGTATATTCTTCGAGCAAATTAATATGCTCCCAATCTAGTGAAGCTATGTGTTTAATTAAGCTTTCGTCAAATGTATAATTTTGCTTTAAATAATTTATAGATTTTCTAAATAAGTAGTATTCCAAATACTTATGGCATTAATTAATATATTTAAAGGGCACAACTAACATATGTGTAAAAACGAGCTACATGTTAGATTTTCTCCAAATAATAGTCAGTTTTATTTTATGGTATTGAAACATTCAGTTCTAGATTTTGGTACATGGGGTTTGTGTAGAATTGGAAACAAAAACACCCGTAGGCTATAATTATATGGCAATAGCTAATATGTAACCTTATTTATTCTAAAATTATAGGTTAACTATTATCCTTTATTTGTTGTGTTTAAGATTCTTCATCAATATTTTTTGTAATTATTAACTGGCGTAACCTTCCTTGTTCTACTTCTTTAGATAAATTAAAAGAGTATTCTCCAATGATGTACAGGCAGTTATTTGTAATAAGTAAGATTGGCTTGTAAATAATTAATTTCATCATAATTACAGTCGTAATTATTGAAAATAAAAAGGGCATACATCCCACTTGAATATCTAAGTATAACCATGTATTTATAAAAACTTACTATTACTTTTTACTATTCTAAAAAAATTATTATAATATTATACATCTATTTTACTTTAATCTATTTCGCCATTTAATTTTCATAAAATGAGACAGCTAATGGTTGTCTATCTGTAAATTTTTTATAACTATATTTAGGATATTCTACCATTACAGCTACTGTTACGTTCTTTTTTTCTGGAATATTAGAAATTTTGTTTATCGGTGAATTTTCACTAAGAGGGGTATACACCAAGATAAGTAAAAAACCCGGCCATTATCTGTAAAATAATTATATACTAGCCAGTTCTATTATTTATTTAACATTAACTTTGGTTATAAGTTCTCAAAAGAAAAAGTAGTATCTTACATAACTCTATAATAATACTACTTTTTCATGTGATACTGAAGCAAGTGACTTGTATTATAATTCTTAAAGC contains the following coding sequences:
- a CDS encoding sigma-70 family RNA polymerase sigma factor: MNEISVGRNEIISQDLDQYGNMLLRLAYSYMKNIYDAEDVVQEVFVQLLKNIDIFESDSYKRNWLICVARNICKNKLKSAWFKKCIELEEVPCYDRYKDGNVLDSVMNLPLKYREIIYLYYYEEYTTVEISDLINKKESTVRSLLSRGRKLLKKKLKEEYDFE